In the Pseudomonas sp. ADAK2 genome, one interval contains:
- a CDS encoding serine/threonine protein kinase, with protein sequence MAHPFATLTPDLVLDAVESIGFLSDARILALNSYENRVYQVGIEDSEPLIAKFYRPQRWTNEAILEEHQFTFELAECDVPVVAPMIHNGASLHEHAGFRFTLFPRRGGRAPEPGNLDQLYRLGQLLGRLHAVGATKPFEHREALGVKNFGHDSLNTLLEGNFVPKSLLPAYESVARDLLKRVEEVYKATPHQNIRMHGDCHPGNMMCRDEMFHIVDLDDCRMGPAVQDIWMMLAGDRQECLGQLSELMDGYNEFHDFDPRELALIEPLRALRLMHYSAWLARRWDDPAFPHSFPWFGSERYWGDQVLALREQLSALNEEPLKLF encoded by the coding sequence ATGGCCCACCCGTTTGCAACCCTCACCCCAGACCTCGTGCTTGATGCCGTCGAAAGCATCGGCTTTCTCAGTGATGCGCGCATCCTCGCGCTCAACAGCTACGAAAACCGCGTCTATCAAGTCGGCATCGAAGACTCCGAGCCGCTGATCGCCAAGTTCTACCGCCCGCAGCGCTGGACCAACGAAGCCATTCTCGAAGAACACCAGTTCACCTTCGAACTCGCTGAATGCGATGTGCCGGTGGTCGCGCCGATGATTCATAACGGCGCCAGCCTGCACGAACACGCCGGGTTCCGCTTCACCCTGTTCCCCCGCCGTGGTGGCCGCGCGCCGGAGCCAGGCAATCTGGATCAGCTGTATCGCCTGGGCCAATTGCTCGGGCGCCTGCATGCCGTCGGCGCGACCAAGCCGTTCGAGCATCGTGAAGCGCTGGGCGTGAAAAATTTCGGCCACGATTCGCTGAACACCTTGCTCGAAGGCAATTTCGTCCCGAAAAGCCTGCTGCCGGCCTACGAGTCCGTGGCCCGCGATCTGCTCAAGCGCGTCGAAGAGGTCTACAAGGCGACGCCGCACCAGAACATCCGCATGCACGGTGATTGCCACCCCGGCAACATGATGTGCCGCGACGAGATGTTCCACATCGTCGACCTCGACGACTGCCGCATGGGCCCGGCGGTGCAAGACATCTGGATGATGCTCGCCGGGGATCGTCAGGAATGTCTTGGCCAGTTGTCGGAATTGATGGACGGCTACAACGAGTTTCATGACTTCGACCCACGGGAACTGGCGCTTATCGAACCGTTGCGCGCCTTGCGCCTGATGCACTACAGCGCCTGGCTGGCCCGCCGTTGGGATGACCCGGCGTTTCCCCACAGCTTTCCGTGGTTTGGTAGCGAGCGGTATTGGGGCGATCAGGTGTTGGCGTTGCGTGAGCAGTTGTCGGCACTCAACGAAGAACCGCTGAAGCTCTTCTAA